A genomic window from Elaeis guineensis isolate ETL-2024a chromosome 3, EG11, whole genome shotgun sequence includes:
- the LOC105040653 gene encoding transcription factor TCP4 produces the protein MAEAHGHGHGLLALHHGHQQQHQRPRFGGGLSGAGEIVEVQGGHIVRSTGRKDRHSKVCTAKGPRDRRVRLSAHTAIQFYDVQDRLGYDRPSKAVDWLIKNAKAAIDELAELPAWHPCSTSAASASNPPPASDPQETQALVAANQPVGDSSKKPIPVAEPVASAAFSFGGGTGGGSGSASFLPPSLDSDAIADTIKSFFPMGAAAATATATAPPSSPPIGFQNYPPDLLSRSSSQDLRLSLQSFQDPTFHNPRSSHHHQRHHPQSQHLHQNPAPSVQQALFSGSAHLAFDTASAGWSEQSHRMFPWNVAETGGGGGGYVFHVPPPQAVPPHPVLGQSHFFTQRGPLQSSNSPAIRAWADPIVSATDQQLHPALHPSLSSIGFASGAGFSGFRIPARIQGEEEHDGISNKPPSASSASHH, from the coding sequence ATGGCCGAGGCCCACGGCCACGGCCACGGCCTCCTTGCCCTCCACCACGGCCATCAGCAGCAGCACCAGCGGCCGAGATTCGGCGGAGGGCTGAGCGGCGCTGGTGAGATCGTGGAGGTCCAGGGGGGCCACATTGTGCGCTCCACCGGGCGCAAGGACCGCCACAGCAAAGTGTGCACTGCCAAGGGACCCCGAGACCGCCGCGTCCGCCTCTCCGCCCACACCGCCATCCAGTTCTACGACGTCCAGGACCGCCTCGGCTACGACCGCCCCAGCAAGGCCGTCGACTGGCTCATCAAGAACGCCAAGGCCGCCATCGACGAGCTGGCCGAGCTTCCCGCCTGGCACCCGTGCTCCACCTCCGCCGCCTCCGCCTCCAACCCTCCTCCCGCCTCTGATCCTCAGGAAACCCAGGCTCTCGTCGCTGCCAACCAGCCCGTCGGAGATTCTAGCAAGAAACCAATTCCAGTTGCCGAACCTGTTGCTTCTGCCGCCTTCAGCTTCGGCGGTGGCACTGGAGGTGGCAGCGGCAGTGCTAGTTTTCTCCCGCCGTCGCTCGATTCCGATGCTATCGCCGACACCATCAAATCCTTTTTCCCCATGGGCGCCGCCGCCGCCACTGCAACCGCCACCGCGCCCCCTTCGAGCCCTCCGATCGGCTTTCAGAATTACCCGCCGGACCTCTTGTCGCGCAGTAGCAGCCAGGACCTCCGCCTCTCCCTCCAATCCTTCCAAGACCCAACCTTTCACAACCCCAGAAGCAGCCACCACCACCAGCGCCACCATCCCCAAAGCCAACATCTCCACCAGAACCCCGCTCCTTCCGTCCAGCAGGCCCTTTTCTCCGGCTCCGCCCATTTGGCCTTCGACACGGCCTCCGCCGGCTGGTCCGAGCAGAGCCACAGGATGTTTCCGTGGAATGTCGCGGAGACaggaggcggcggcggcgggTACGTGTTCCATGTGCCGCCGCCGCAGGCTGTGCCGCCGCACCCGGTGCTCGGCCAAAGCCACTTTTTTACTCAGAGGGGACCCCTTCAGTCCAGTAACTCGCCCGCCATTCGTGCTTGGGCGGATCCCATTGTTTCGGCAACCGACCAGCAGCTGCACCCTGCGCTCCATCCCTCGCTTTCGTCTATTGGATTCGCATCCGGTGCTGGCTTCTCGGGGTTCCGCATTCCGGCACGGATACAGGGCGAAGAGGAGCATGACGGCATCTCCAACAAGCCGCCCTCTGCTTCCTCTGCTTCTCACCATTGA
- the LOC105040652 gene encoding protein IQ-DOMAIN 10 isoform X2, whose protein sequence is MGSGDWFKTIISRKKTKKDQSKQVKARKKFRSLKGVQRLQVLAQGHSVKHQASTTLSYLQSWGKIQAQIRARRICMVTEGRMRQKKQDNQLKLEAKLHDLEVEWCGGSETMEEIIARIQQREEAAIKRERALAYAFSHQWRANPGLNQGPFVYECGKGNWGWSWMDRWIAARPWETRLPTHSAIPKKAQTKATSKVGNDANPSAQKVSESVKPAAADGKGSTKRSSLSNGDKLVNREQNAKAATSHQKTKNAKMKQEQQLPSQTSEITG, encoded by the exons GCTAGGAAAAAGTTTCGTTCGTTGAAAGGAGTACAAAGACTGCAAGTCCTTGCCCAAGGCCATTCTGTTAAGCACCAGGCATCGACCACTTTGAGTTATCTCCAATCTTGGGGCAAAATACAAGCACAAATTAGAGCACGTCGTATTTGCATGGTAACTGAAGGCCGCATGAGGCAGAAGAAACAAGACAATCAATTAAAACTAGAGGCTAAGCTTCATGACTTAGAG GTGGAATGGTGTGGAGGCTCCGAAACGATGGAGGAAATAATTGCCAGGATACAACAAAGAGAAGAGGCAGCAATCAAGCGTGAACGAGCCTTGGCATATGCATTTTCGCATCAG TGGAGGGCCAACCCTGGCTTGAACCAGGGGCCGTTTGTTTATGAATGTGGGAAAGGTAATTGGGGGTGGAGCTGGATGGATCGGTGGATTGCAGCACGTCCATGGGAAACCAGACTGCCCACTCATTCTGCGATCCCCAAGAAAGCACAGaccaaggcaacaagcaaagttGGCAACGATGCAAATCCATCAGCCCAGAAAGTATCAGAATCAGTTAAACCTGCAGCTGCTGATGGGAAAGGCTCTACAAAGAGATCATCTCTGTCAAATGGTGATAAACTAGTTAACCGAGAGCAAAATGCCAAGGCAGCAACTTCTCATCAGAAAACCAAGAACGCAAAGATGAAGCAGGAGCAGCAGCTTCCTTCACAAACAAGTGAAATTACCGGCTGA
- the LOC105040652 gene encoding protein IQ-DOMAIN 10 isoform X1, with protein MGSGDWFKTIISRKKTKKDQSKQVKSTSSQQSNGFKWRNQSHRKSHKLYNGASGGNMSIEDLAAIRIQTAFRGFRARKKFRSLKGVQRLQVLAQGHSVKHQASTTLSYLQSWGKIQAQIRARRICMVTEGRMRQKKQDNQLKLEAKLHDLEVEWCGGSETMEEIIARIQQREEAAIKRERALAYAFSHQWRANPGLNQGPFVYECGKGNWGWSWMDRWIAARPWETRLPTHSAIPKKAQTKATSKVGNDANPSAQKVSESVKPAAADGKGSTKRSSLSNGDKLVNREQNAKAATSHQKTKNAKMKQEQQLPSQTSEITG; from the exons AGCACTTCTAGTCAACAATCAAATGGGTTCAAGTGGAGAAATCAATCTCACAGAAAGTCCCATAAATTATATAATGGTGCTTCTGGTGGGAACATGAGTATTGAGGACTTAGCAGCCATTCGGATTCAAACTGCATTTCGAGGCTTCAGG GCTAGGAAAAAGTTTCGTTCGTTGAAAGGAGTACAAAGACTGCAAGTCCTTGCCCAAGGCCATTCTGTTAAGCACCAGGCATCGACCACTTTGAGTTATCTCCAATCTTGGGGCAAAATACAAGCACAAATTAGAGCACGTCGTATTTGCATGGTAACTGAAGGCCGCATGAGGCAGAAGAAACAAGACAATCAATTAAAACTAGAGGCTAAGCTTCATGACTTAGAG GTGGAATGGTGTGGAGGCTCCGAAACGATGGAGGAAATAATTGCCAGGATACAACAAAGAGAAGAGGCAGCAATCAAGCGTGAACGAGCCTTGGCATATGCATTTTCGCATCAG TGGAGGGCCAACCCTGGCTTGAACCAGGGGCCGTTTGTTTATGAATGTGGGAAAGGTAATTGGGGGTGGAGCTGGATGGATCGGTGGATTGCAGCACGTCCATGGGAAACCAGACTGCCCACTCATTCTGCGATCCCCAAGAAAGCACAGaccaaggcaacaagcaaagttGGCAACGATGCAAATCCATCAGCCCAGAAAGTATCAGAATCAGTTAAACCTGCAGCTGCTGATGGGAAAGGCTCTACAAAGAGATCATCTCTGTCAAATGGTGATAAACTAGTTAACCGAGAGCAAAATGCCAAGGCAGCAACTTCTCATCAGAAAACCAAGAACGCAAAGATGAAGCAGGAGCAGCAGCTTCCTTCACAAACAAGTGAAATTACCGGCTGA